Proteins encoded together in one Neobacillus sp. FSL H8-0543 window:
- the sigW gene encoding RNA polymerase sigma factor SigW gives MEAIIKKRIKQVIKGDQDAFGEIVEIYKNSIYQLGYRMLGNRHEAEDIAQEAFIRAYVNINSFNQEMKFSTWLFRIATNLCIDRIRKKKPDYYLDAEVSGTDGLTMYSQLPSSSPLPENEVESLELQETVQKEILKLPEKYRSVIVLKYIEELSLNEISEILDMPLGTVKTRIHRGREALRKQLSYV, from the coding sequence ATGGAAGCTATTATAAAAAAAAGAATTAAACAAGTAATCAAAGGCGATCAGGATGCATTTGGTGAGATTGTTGAAATATATAAGAACAGTATTTATCAGCTTGGTTACCGAATGCTTGGAAATCGGCATGAGGCGGAGGATATTGCACAGGAGGCTTTTATCCGTGCATATGTTAATATTAATTCATTTAATCAAGAAATGAAATTCTCCACTTGGCTTTTTCGAATAGCTACCAATTTATGTATAGATAGAATTCGGAAAAAAAAGCCTGATTATTATTTAGATGCTGAAGTTTCGGGAACCGACGGTTTAACAATGTATTCACAATTGCCATCAAGTTCACCTTTACCTGAAAATGAAGTAGAAAGTTTAGAATTGCAAGAAACGGTTCAAAAAGAAATTTTAAAACTACCCGAAAAATACAGATCTGTTATCGTATTAAAGTATATAGAAGAGCTGTCATTAAATGAAATTAGCGAAATTCTCGATATGCCGTTAGGGACTGTAAAGACACGAATCCATCGCGGTCGTGAGGCTCTGAGGAAACAATTAAGTTATGTGTGA
- the rocF gene encoding arginase — protein MRKISIIGMPMDLGQMRRGVDMGPSAIRYAGINERLKPLFDEIHDLGDIPIGRPEVAVDKESNLRNLDLVAEKSTLLAEKVDEVIQSGSFPLILGGDHSIAIGTLAGVSKHYNNLGVIWYDAHGDLNTAETSPSGNIHGMPLAASIGLGHHLLTDIAGYSPKVKPENVVIIGARSLDEGEKVLIKEKGLKVYTMHEIDRLGMAKVMEETILYLKDKTDGVHLSLDLDGLDPVDAPGVGTPVMGGISYRESHLAMEMLEEAGMITSAEFVEVNPILDDKNKTAKVAVELMGSLFGEKLL, from the coding sequence ATGAGAAAGATTTCTATTATCGGAATGCCAATGGATCTAGGGCAAATGAGGCGCGGGGTTGATATGGGTCCAAGTGCCATCCGTTACGCTGGAATTAATGAACGCTTAAAACCGCTATTTGATGAAATCCACGACCTAGGTGATATTCCAATTGGAAGACCTGAGGTGGCTGTTGATAAGGAATCTAACTTACGTAATTTGGATTTAGTAGCTGAAAAGAGCACCTTGCTTGCTGAAAAAGTAGATGAAGTCATCCAATCAGGCTCATTTCCGCTCATTCTAGGCGGTGATCACAGTATAGCAATAGGAACACTAGCTGGAGTTTCTAAACATTATAATAATCTTGGAGTTATTTGGTATGATGCACACGGAGATTTGAATACTGCTGAAACTTCACCTTCGGGTAATATCCACGGCATGCCCTTAGCGGCGAGTATAGGCTTAGGCCATCATTTATTAACGGATATTGCAGGATACTCACCTAAAGTTAAGCCGGAGAATGTTGTCATCATTGGAGCAAGGTCACTTGATGAAGGGGAGAAGGTATTAATTAAAGAAAAAGGTTTGAAAGTTTATACGATGCATGAGATTGACCGCCTGGGAATGGCAAAGGTAATGGAAGAGACGATCCTTTATCTTAAAGATAAAACGGATGGGGTCCACTTATCTTTAGATTTAGACGGGTTAGATCCAGTTGATGCCCCTGGTGTGGGAACTCCTGTAATGGGCGGGATTAGCTACCGTGAAAGCCATCTAGCAATGGAAATGCTTGAAGAAGCAGGGATGATAACATCTGCTGAATTTGTAGAAGTAAATCCTATATTAGATGATAAGAATAAGACAGCAAAAGTTGCTGTTGAATTAATGGGATCATTATTTGGAGAAAAATTATTATAA
- the cdaA gene encoding diadenylate cyclase CdaA, with product MPFEDFTLWKYLATIVDILLVWFVIYKLINVIRGTKAVQLLKGIFVILLIRVLSEFFGLQTLSWMMHQVITYGFLAIIIIFQPELRRALEQLGRGKFFTRSSSPDDDDQEKTIEAIAKATDYMAKRRIGALISIERETGMSDYIETGISLNANISSELLINIFIPNTPLHDGAVILQKNNVAAAACYLPLSESPFISKELGTRHRAALGVSEVTDSITVIVSEETGNISLTKNGELHRNLTLDGFKELLSAELLINNKVKQASSTRWNWRGKSNG from the coding sequence ATGCCGTTTGAAGATTTTACATTATGGAAGTATTTAGCCACGATAGTTGATATTCTCCTTGTGTGGTTTGTCATATACAAATTAATAAATGTTATCAGAGGTACAAAGGCGGTTCAATTATTAAAGGGTATTTTTGTTATCCTTCTTATTCGAGTTCTCAGTGAATTCTTCGGGTTGCAAACGTTAAGTTGGATGATGCATCAAGTCATAACCTACGGGTTCCTGGCTATTATCATTATTTTTCAACCAGAATTGCGTAGGGCCTTAGAACAATTAGGAAGAGGAAAGTTTTTTACTAGAAGCAGTAGTCCGGATGATGATGATCAAGAGAAGACCATAGAAGCGATAGCTAAAGCAACGGACTATATGGCGAAACGAAGAATCGGCGCCCTAATCTCAATTGAAAGGGAAACGGGGATGAGTGATTACATAGAAACTGGTATTAGTTTAAACGCAAATATCTCTTCCGAATTGCTCATCAATATTTTTATACCGAATACTCCCCTTCATGATGGGGCTGTTATCCTTCAAAAAAACAATGTGGCTGCAGCTGCTTGTTATTTACCGTTATCAGAAAGTCCGTTCATTTCTAAGGAGCTTGGAACCAGGCACAGGGCAGCCTTAGGAGTAAGCGAGGTAACAGATAGTATTACGGTCATTGTTTCCGAAGAGACGGGTAATATCTCTCTTACCAAAAATGGAGAATTGCATCGAAATCTAACATTAGATGGGTTTAAAGAGCTACTTTCTGCAGAATTGCTGATAAATAACAAAGTTAAGCAGGCTTCCTCAACGCGTTGGAACTGGAGGGGGAAAAGTAATGGATAA
- the glmM gene encoding phosphoglucosamine mutase, whose product MGKYFGTDGVRGVANSELTPELAFKLGRFGGFVLTKDKDRPKVLIGRDTRVSGHMLEGALVAGLLSIGAEVMRLGVISTPGVSYLTKALGAQAGVMISASHNPVADNGIKFFGPDGFKLSDDQELEIEGLIDRPDDQLPRPVGAELGQVMDYFEGGQKYLQYLKNSVDEDFSGIHIALDCAHGATSSLATHLFADLDADISIMGASPNGININAGVGSTHPEALAAMVKDKGADVGLSFDGDGDRLIAIDEKGNIVDGDQIMYICGKYMKEQGRLKHSTIVSTVMSNLGFYKGLEGHGINSVPTAVGDRYVVEEMKKNGFNLGGEQSGHIIFLDYNTTGDGLLTGLQLVNIMKATKKTLSELASDMIKFPQKLVNVRVTDKHHVTDNLKVKEIIEQVEAEMAGNGRILVRPSGTEPLVRVMAEAPTEELCETYVDRIVTIVKAEMELKE is encoded by the coding sequence ATGGGAAAATATTTTGGAACTGACGGCGTCCGTGGAGTGGCAAATAGTGAATTAACTCCTGAATTAGCCTTTAAATTAGGTCGTTTTGGCGGGTTTGTATTAACAAAGGATAAGGACAGGCCTAAAGTTCTCATCGGACGTGATACACGTGTATCTGGGCATATGCTAGAAGGTGCACTTGTTGCAGGACTACTCTCAATTGGTGCAGAGGTTATGCGATTGGGCGTCATTTCGACTCCAGGGGTTTCTTATTTGACGAAGGCGCTCGGGGCTCAAGCAGGTGTAATGATTTCTGCTTCTCATAACCCTGTTGCTGATAATGGGATTAAGTTTTTTGGACCAGATGGCTTTAAGTTATCGGATGACCAGGAGTTAGAAATTGAAGGGCTAATCGATAGACCTGATGATCAATTGCCGCGTCCAGTTGGAGCGGAACTTGGTCAAGTGATGGATTATTTTGAGGGCGGCCAAAAATACCTTCAATACTTGAAAAACTCTGTGGATGAAGATTTTTCAGGCATCCATATAGCTCTAGATTGTGCACATGGAGCCACTTCATCACTTGCTACACATTTGTTTGCAGATTTAGACGCAGATATTTCAATAATGGGAGCTTCACCTAATGGAATAAATATTAATGCTGGTGTTGGTTCGACCCATCCGGAAGCTCTTGCTGCTATGGTTAAAGACAAAGGTGCAGATGTAGGTCTTTCATTCGATGGTGATGGAGATCGATTAATTGCTATTGATGAAAAAGGAAATATTGTGGATGGCGACCAAATTATGTACATTTGCGGAAAGTATATGAAAGAACAGGGCCGTCTCAAGCATAGTACAATTGTTTCTACAGTGATGAGTAATCTTGGATTCTACAAAGGTCTGGAAGGACATGGGATTAATAGTGTACCTACGGCAGTTGGTGACCGCTACGTTGTGGAAGAAATGAAAAAAAATGGTTTTAACCTTGGTGGAGAGCAATCAGGCCATATCATCTTCTTAGATTATAATACAACGGGTGATGGTCTTTTAACCGGATTGCAATTAGTTAATATAATGAAGGCAACTAAGAAAACCTTGTCAGAACTTGCATCAGACATGATAAAATTCCCACAAAAGCTTGTGAACGTTAGAGTTACTGATAAACACCATGTAACCGATAATTTGAAGGTAAAAGAGATTATCGAGCAGGTGGAGGCTGAAATGGCTGGGAATGGACGTATACTCGTTCGACCATCTGGAACAGAACCACTTGTCCGTGTAATGGCAGAGGCACCTACAGAAGAGCTTTGTGAAACCTATGTAGATAGAATTGTTACAATAGTAAAAGCAGAAATGGAATTAAAAGAATAG
- a CDS encoding CdaR family protein, with protein sequence MDKLMDNAWFIKILALLLAILLYFSIPNSGSESREVNVPGENSTAVISDIPVKVYYDTENLVVSGIPDTVEVTIKGQQTLVQSVKALRNFEVFVNLTNAKIGKQKVNFEIRELSDRLDATIDPESANISIQEKVTKEFSVEAEFNTALLEEGYAAGDPTLDPKKVKITGAKDIVEKIMYVKAAIESKGGINQTFTQVAQIQVLDRELNKLSVDIEPETVKVTIPVKAQSKKVPIEIIKKGTPPTGITIESIKLDIDEATISGNDEILKEIENVLVEVDVSKITDNITLSLPVIIANGIKKVTPELVKATVNVTKQGEVTVSGIPLNIRGLSELYEAVVTDPGDQLIDLLVTGQSAKIAGLTPDDFMIFIDLSGLTEGNHDVNIHVEGPSDVNWKPDKSSAKITLKEDNQ encoded by the coding sequence ATGGATAAATTAATGGATAATGCTTGGTTTATAAAAATCCTGGCCTTACTGCTAGCTATACTTCTATATTTTTCTATTCCAAACTCAGGAAGTGAGTCAAGAGAAGTTAACGTACCTGGTGAAAATTCAACAGCAGTGATTTCTGATATTCCTGTCAAAGTTTATTATGACACTGAAAACTTAGTGGTTTCTGGGATTCCCGATACGGTTGAAGTGACGATTAAAGGGCAGCAAACCCTTGTTCAGTCGGTAAAGGCATTAAGAAACTTTGAGGTTTTTGTTAATTTGACCAATGCGAAAATTGGGAAGCAAAAGGTGAATTTTGAAATTAGGGAGCTTTCAGATAGGTTAGATGCAACAATCGATCCAGAGTCTGCCAATATTTCAATACAAGAAAAAGTTACAAAGGAATTTAGTGTAGAGGCTGAATTTAACACCGCTTTACTTGAAGAAGGATATGCAGCAGGTGATCCAACTCTGGATCCAAAAAAAGTAAAAATAACAGGTGCCAAGGATATTGTTGAAAAAATTATGTATGTAAAGGCAGCAATTGAAAGTAAAGGGGGAATCAATCAAACCTTTACCCAAGTGGCACAAATACAAGTTTTGGATAGAGAATTAAATAAATTAAGTGTAGATATTGAACCTGAAACGGTCAAAGTTACGATTCCTGTCAAGGCACAAAGTAAAAAAGTTCCCATTGAAATCATTAAAAAAGGAACGCCACCTACGGGAATAACGATAGAATCGATTAAACTAGATATTGATGAAGCAACGATTTCTGGAAATGACGAGATTTTAAAGGAAATTGAAAATGTCTTGGTTGAGGTTGATGTGAGTAAAATAACTGATAATATTACCCTAAGTTTGCCGGTAATTATCGCAAATGGAATCAAGAAGGTTACCCCAGAATTGGTAAAAGCTACGGTCAATGTTACAAAACAAGGAGAGGTAACGGTTTCTGGTATCCCCTTAAATATTCGGGGGTTATCCGAACTATATGAGGCAGTAGTCACTGACCCTGGAGATCAATTGATTGATTTGCTTGTTACTGGACAAAGTGCAAAAATAGCTGGACTAACACCAGATGATTTTATGATATTTATAGACCTCTCAGGACTTACCGAAGGAAATCATGATGTAAATATTCATGTAGAAGGTCCTTCAGATGTGAACTGGAAACCAGATAAATCATCGGCAAAAATAACATTAAAAGAAGACAACCAATAA
- a CDS encoding anti-sigma factor: MKCPEEIIQLMHDYLDEEIDPKDELTLREHLKSCKDCELLFNEFKRTIAVVKGTSRIQAPANFAENVMAMLPKEKKKVGVQRWMRNHPLIAAASLFLVLMTGSIFSSWDQEGEFSVSKQENLVVQNDTVIVPAGEVVKGDVVVRNGKLQIEGEVQGDVTVINGEQYLASAGNVTGQIEEVNEVFDWLWYHMKKTTHEVVDIFQTKDKE, from the coding sequence TTGAAGTGTCCAGAAGAAATTATTCAGCTAATGCATGACTATTTAGACGAGGAAATTGACCCAAAAGACGAACTCACTCTAAGAGAGCACCTCAAAAGTTGCAAAGACTGTGAGCTTTTATTTAACGAATTTAAAAGGACTATAGCTGTCGTAAAAGGTACATCGAGGATTCAAGCTCCTGCAAATTTTGCAGAAAATGTTATGGCTATGCTCCCGAAAGAAAAAAAGAAGGTGGGTGTTCAAAGATGGATGCGAAATCATCCACTCATTGCAGCCGCATCACTATTTCTAGTTTTAATGACGGGAAGTATTTTTTCTTCTTGGGACCAAGAAGGTGAATTTTCAGTTTCCAAACAAGAGAACCTGGTTGTACAAAATGATACTGTAATTGTTCCAGCTGGTGAGGTAGTAAAGGGAGATGTCGTTGTTCGAAATGGAAAGCTACAAATCGAAGGGGAAGTACAAGGAGATGTAACAGTAATAAATGGTGAGCAGTACTTGGCTTCCGCCGGGAATGTAACAGGTCAAATTGAAGAAGTTAATGAGGTTTTCGATTGGTTATGGTATCATATGAAAAAGACTACTCATGAGGTAGTTGATATCTTCCAAACGAAAGACAAAGAATAA